The DNA window CCCAGCGGGCAAAAAAATAATTCTCCTAATTCACGGGTGGCCGGGAAATCATAATCTATTTGAATATCAGTTTAACCAATTGCCTAAAATAGGGTACCGGTGTATCGGAATAGACTGTAGAGGGTTTGGTTTATCGGACAAACCTTGGCATGGTTACGACTATAACCGATTGTCAGATGATATCCGTAGCGTGGTAGATGCACTTAAATTACAGAATTTTACGCTTGGGGGACATTCAACAGGTGGAGCAATTTGTGTCCGATACATGGCCAGACACAAAGGCTACGGAGTATCGAAACTTGCTCTTTTTGCGGCGGCGGCACCCAGTCTCATCCAACGTCCATATTTCCCATATGGTCTAAAAAAACAGGCTGTGATTGATATCATCAAAGGCATATATAAAGATCGGCCCAATACATTGAGAGAGTTTGGAAATATGATCTTCCATAACTATGTTAGCAGCCCATTATCGGATTGGATTTTCCAATTGGGTTTGCAGGCGGCCAGTTGGTCCAGTGCAGCCATTGCAAATACCTGGCTAGATGAAGAAGGTTTATTTGACGACCTAAAAACAATTAAAGTGCCAACGCTTATTCTTCATGGTCTCAATGACCAAGTATGCCTATATCCATTGGCTATAGCGCAAAGGAATAGCATTAAAAATTCCAAACTGGTACCACTAGAAGCCTGTGGCCATTTTCTGTTCTATGATCAGCTTGATAGATTTAACAAAGAATTAATCCAATTTATTGAAGAATAGAGTGAGCATAAAGGGGATCATGTTGATGAGGGGCCGATAACCACAAGAGGGAGTATAAATAGTTATGTGTAAATAGGTTTCTTACCGTTTTAAATTTTATTGTTCCTTGGGAATTATTTTCCCAATAATTGGTGATAATATTCATGGCTCTTACCCATCAAAAGGATAGGGCAAT is part of the Peptococcaceae bacterium 1198_IL3148 genome and encodes:
- a CDS encoding alpha/beta hydrolase — protein: MGCYIRVEPGVRIYVEDVNPAGKKIILLIHGWPGNHNLFEYQFNQLPKIGYRCIGIDCRGFGLSDKPWHGYDYNRLSDDIRSVVDALKLQNFTLGGHSTGGAICVRYMARHKGYGVSKLALFAAAAPSLIQRPYFPYGLKKQAVIDIIKGIYKDRPNTLREFGNMIFHNYVSSPLSDWIFQLGLQAASWSSAAIANTWLDEEGLFDDLKTIKVPTLILHGLNDQVCLYPLAIAQRNSIKNSKLVPLEACGHFLFYDQLDRFNKELIQFIEE